A portion of the Jaculus jaculus isolate mJacJac1 chromosome 5, mJacJac1.mat.Y.cur, whole genome shotgun sequence genome contains these proteins:
- the LOC105944962 gene encoding protein FAM207A-like: protein MECPRWRPPPPAPSQEPASAGGAQGKDWAFVHTDIFARTQIDPNALVQRLELDQRSVASLKRGAEPKVILPEKEKLRLQREQWLQKIEAIKLAEQKLREEQKHRATVVVGDLHLLRDVLPELQELEAGSQWQTRGKVARKPRPVELNRMSTAQKQQLLEEERTRFWELLASPAYRASPLLAIEQQLAQQMQMEGGGQL from the exons ATGGAGTG CCCAAGGTGGAGGCCGCCGCCTCCAGCCCCATCCCAGGAGCCGGCCTCAGCAGGTGGAGCACAGGGAAAGGACTGGGCATTCGTCCACACTGACATCTTTGCCAGGACGCAGATAGACCCCAACGCCTTGGTGCAGAGGCTGGAGCTGGACCAGAGGAGTGTGGCATCACTCAAGAGAGGTGCAGAACCAAAGGTCATCTTACCcgagaaagagaaattgaggctACAGCGTGAGCAGTGGTTACAGAAAATTGAAGCCATTAAGCTGGCTGAGCAGAAGCTCAGGGAAGAGCAGAAGCACAGGgccacagtggtggtgggggacctGCACCTTCTGAGGGATGTCCTGCCTGagttgcaggagctggaggctggGAGCCAGTGGCAGACCAGGGGCAAGGTAGCCAGGAAGCCAAGGCCAGTGGAGCTCAATCGGATGAGCACAGCCCAGAAACAGCAGCTCCTTGAGGAAGAAAGGACTCGGTTTTGGGAGCTGCTGGCCAGCCCAGCCTACAGGGCCAGTCCCCTGCTTGCTATTGAGCAGCAGCTGGCCCAGCAGATGCAAATGGAAGGTGGTGGACAGCTCTGA